Proteins from one Triticum aestivum cultivar Chinese Spring chromosome 7A, IWGSC CS RefSeq v2.1, whole genome shotgun sequence genomic window:
- the LOC123148176 gene encoding calcium-dependent mitochondrial ATP-magnesium/phosphate carrier protein 2, whose translation MPGAAAHAVEPRGTAAPPPPVAAAATAAAAAAPAAAAGGPCEPVRKAGPVTMEHVLLALHETEEEREARIRDMFDFFDTSGRGQLDYAQIEAGLAALQVPAECKYARELLRACDRDRDGRVGYDDFRRYMDDKELELYRIFQAIDVEHNGCILPEELWDALVKAGIEIDDEELARFVEHVDKDNNGIITFEEWRDFLMLYPNEATIENIYHHWERVCLVDIGEQAAIPEGLSKHVSASKYLIAGGIAGAASRTATAPLDRLKVIMQVQTTRTTVTHAVKDIFIRGGLLGFFRGNGLNVVKVAPESAIRFYAYETLKEYIMNSKGENKSAVGASERLVAGGLAGAIAQTAIYPIDLVKTRLQTFSCESGKVPSLGTLSRDILKHEGPRAFYRGLVPSLLGIVPYAGIDLAVYETLKDASRTYIIKDTEPGPLVQLGCGTVSGALGATCVYPLQVIRTRLQAQQANSEAAYKGMSDVFWRTLRHEGVSGFYKGILPNLLKVVPAASITYLVYEAMKKNLSLD comes from the exons atgccCGGCGCGGCGGCCCACGCGGTGGAACCCCGCGGCACCGCCGCACCCCCTCCCCCCGTGGCCGCCGCGgcgacggctgcggcggcggcggcgccagcggCGGCCGCAGGGGGGCCGTGCGAGCCGGTGCGCAAGGCGGGCCCCGTGACCATGGAGCACGTGCTGCTGGCGCTCCACGAgacggaggaggagcgggaggcgcggatCCGGGACATGTTCGACTTCTTCGACACGTCCGGGAGGGGCCAGCTCGACTACGCGCAGATCGAGGCCGGCCTCGCCGCGCTGCAGGTCCCCGCCGAGTGCAAGTACGCGCGGGAGCTGCTCCGCGCCTGCGACCGCGACCGCGACGGCCGCGTCGGCTACGACGACTTCAGGCGCTACATGGACGACAAGGAGCTCGAGCTCTACCGCATCTTCCAGGCCATCGACGTCGAGCACAACGGCTGCATCCTCCCCGAGGAGCTCTGGGACGCCCTCGTCAAGGCTG GTATAGAGATTGATGATGAGGAGCTTGCACGATTTGTTGAGCATGTGGACAAGGACAACAATGGAATTATTACTTTTGAAGAATGGAGGGATTTTCTTATGCTTTATCCCAATGAAGCAACAATCGAGAACATTTATCATCACTGGGAAAGAGTTTGCCTTGTAGATATAGGTGAACAGGCTGCTATACCAGAAGGCTTAAGTAAGCATGTCAGCGCAAGCAAATATCTGATAGCAGGAGGCATTGCTGGCGCAGCATCTCGTACTGCAACGGCACCTCTTGATCGTCTTAAAGTGATCATGCAAGTGCAAACAACACGTACTACCGTCACACATGCAGTTAAGGATATATTTATCCGGGGTGGTCTATTGGGATTTTTTAGAGGTAACGGTTTGAATGTTGTAAAAGTTGCTCCAGAAAGTGCAATAAGGTTTTATGCGTACGAGACATTGAAAGAGTATATTATGAACAGCAAAGGAGAAAATAAGAGTGCAGTTGGTGCTTCTGAACGCCTCGTTGCTGGTGGTTTGGCTGGTGCAATAGCACAAACAGCAATTTATCCCATAGATTTAGTAAAGACAAGGCTGCAGACTTTCTCTTGCGAGAGTGGTAAAGTTCCTAGTCTTGGTACATTATCAAGGGATATATTGAAGCATGAAGGGCCTCGAGCATTCTATAGAGGTCTTGTTCCATCTTTGCTTGGTATTGTCCCTTACGCTGGAATTGATCTTGCTGTATACGAGACTTTGAAAGATGCCTCCAGGACATATATCATAAAGGACACCG AACCTGGTCCTCTAGTACAATTGGGTTGTGGCACTGTCTCTGGAGCTCTGGGAGCAACATGTGTTTACCCTTTACAGGTTATTAGAACAAG ACTGCAAGCTCAACAAGCCAATTCAGAGGCTGCATATAAAGGAATGTCTGATGTGTTCTGGAGAACCCTACGGCACGAAGGCGTTTCTGGATTCTACAAAGGAATCCTACCGAATCTCCTTAAAGTGGTGCCTGCTGCAAGTATTACCTATCTAGTTTATGAGGCGATGAAGAAAAATCTGTCTCTTGATTAA